The Myxocyprinus asiaticus isolate MX2 ecotype Aquarium Trade chromosome 4, UBuf_Myxa_2, whole genome shotgun sequence nucleotide sequence gttgtctatgaggccccaaattctggcaggtggtatagctgcccattcgtcttggtaaaatgcctccaggtcatgcaaagtctctggtcgtcttgcatgaaccgcacgtttgagatctcctcagagtggctcgatgatattaaggtcaggagactgtgatggccactccagaaccttcacctttttctgctgtaaccacggGAGGgtaaacttggccttgtgcttagggtcattgtcatgctggaacgtccaagagcgtcccatgcgcagctttcctgcagaagaatgcaaattgtctgccagtattttctgataacatgctgcattcatcttgccatcaattctcacaagattccctgtgcctttagagctcacacacccccaaaacatcaatgaaccaccaccatgcttcacagtggggatggtattcttttcactataggccttgttaacctctctccaaacatagcgcttatggttgtgaccataaagctctattttggtctcgtcactccaaatttcagtgtgccagaagctgtgaggcgtgtcaaggtgttgtcgggcatattgtaaccgggcttttttgtggcattggcgcaataaaggcttctttctggcagctcgaccatgcagctcatttttgttcaagtattgtcgtattgtgctccttaaaacaaccacaccgtctttttccagagcagcctgtatttctcctgaggttatctgtgggtttttctttgtatcctgaacaattcttctggcagttgtggatgaaatctttcttggtctacctgaccttggcttggtatcaagagatccccgaattttccacttcttaataagtgattgaacagtactgactgccattttcaaggctttggatatctttttatatccttttccatctttataaagttccattaccttgtcacgcaggtcttttgacagttctttctgctccccatggctcagtatctagcctgctcagtgcatccacatgagagctaacaaactcattgactatttatacacagacactaattgcaatttaaaaagccacaggtgtgggaaattaatctttaattgccatttaaacctgtgtgtgtcaccttgtgtgtctgtaacaaggccaaacattcaagggtatgtaaacttttgatcagggccatttgggtgatttctgttatcattatgatttaaaaaggagccaaacaactatgtgatgataaatggcttcatatgatcaccatccttaaataaaacacagtttttttgcatgatcagtcatattttcaaaatcaatgccaaaatttcacaatttctgccagggtatgcaaacttttgagcacaattgtatactgtataagctTTATACAAGatatataattttgtataatCATCATAATCGATCATACTGGTCAATTTGAAACCAAttacagatttgtttttgttttctgttgttgttttcagtATTCTAACACTTCCGATGTTGACTTTCAAGAGAGGAGAGTAaatattgtttaacttttaaaagtactttttaacttttaaaaaaaggaCCTTTAGAAGTAGTTTTGCTGGCCGATCCGACAGCGGTCTCGAACATTACACTGACACCTACTGGTGTGGGTTAACAATGTTGTTGTACTAATACAAGAATACAATAATTATAGCACTGTTAATTTCTTTAAGTGTAAAACCTTGTGCAAAGATAGTACGATATTTTTTTCGCTGTATGACTGTGGAACATAAGCTCTGCAAGCAGTAGTGTTGTGTACAGTTGGGTCTCATACCATGGATGACTTCTGTGTCAGGCTGAACATCAGGCCTGTATGTGCTTTTAGGAGACAGTAGAGTCAGTGTGCTGCTCCATATGGTCAGTTGATCTCTGGATGCAGTTAAAGAGACATCCACCTCCACACCTGCATCAACAACCCTGTATTCCAGCACTCTGGCCTGCAGGGAGAATGAGGCTCTCTTCAACTCATCCACTGCTTCGGGCACACGCAGAGTCTCACAAATGCCCAACAGACCTGCAGAATGAATGAGGGATTAATTAATGTGTGGCAATGTACTTATCGTCAAGGCACAACAGACTTAATGGTCATGCACATGAGTACATTGTTATTCATATGTATAAGTCTTAGGTTAAGAGCCTCTCACATTACAAATGTTTTCCTTATGCTGCTATTCAATCGGGATTATGTAAATTCATTATCAGTAATATAACATTATTTACATGATGATTGATTTACAGTTTACAAAAATTATAAAGGAATAAAGGAATTTGTATTATAATCCTAATGGGATTCAAATAAGCATCCACTAAGAGCCAACTGGAtatactgaaatttgaaataataaactGAAATAGGCATTTATGTTTACAAAGTAGGATCTTTTTTCATTCCGAGTGGATTCTTAGAAGATTCTTAATTCATACGTTTGGACTGATTTCAAATTAGGATTGTAGGATAGCTTGACAAGTGTTGTGCTTGACGCTTTGTGCTGGAAAAGGCAAAAGAAGAAAATTTTACCTAAAGGGCACAGTTTGAATCTGTCTGAGCACACAATCATGGTGAGTAATCTGGAGAAGAGAAGCTCAGGGTAGCACAAGGGTATATCTCTGAAAACACTGTCAGGATAGTCCCATCCATAACCCACAACACTGCAGAACCTCCGCAAAGACACTGCATCATACCTACACAAAACAATCACATGTGTGTATACATGTTGACAAAAGGACAATTGCTAACACCTAGGTTTcacattattaaattatataatgtttaCTAGACCATTAGTTTATCAATAAAGCATGAAACTTTTGGAATAATTTTCATACACTGCCAGTTTGGACGTTGAaactgacttaaaggaatattccatgtacaatacaagttgagctcagttgacagcattaatgttgattaccacaaaaaaaataaaaaaaataaaaaatcaacttgtccctccttttcttcttcttcaaacaaagttacagtgtggcacttacaatggaagtcaatagggccaatcagtaaaacattaaatactcactgtttcaaaagtatagccacaagacacaaacaatgtGCATGGTAACATTATTTCAGTGTTACAAAAATcgattactaaccttttctgtgtaaagttatacccagttttacaactttgttgctatgacgatcagtggcgtagccaagggtaggccaggcccacccagaatattattattctttggcttcaaatatatatttagaaaaaagtttataaatgcataaattctgggcctgggtagctcagcaagtaaagacgctgactaccacacctggagtcacaagttcgaatccagggcgtgctgagtgactccagccaggcttcctaagcaaccaattggcctggttgctagggtgggtagagtcacgttgggttaacctcctcatggtcgctataatgtggttctcgctctctgtggggcgcgtggcgagttatgcatggatgccacggagaatagcgtgagcctccacacacgctaggtctccgtggtaacacgctcaacaagccacgtcataagatgagcggattgacagtctcagacgcggaggcaactgagattcatcctccgccacccagattgaggcgagtcaccacaccaccacgaggacttagagcgcattgggaattgggcattccaaattggggagaaaataaaaaaataataacaaaaaaatacataaattctgatttctgaaagtgtgaatgtagtttgaatgCACCGCCTTTCTGTTATCAAGGaagatttggtaaaaaaaaaaaaaactgggcaaAAATTTGGCCCTACCATTTTTATtaaggcccacccaaaagtcatTTCCTGGCTTCGCCCTTGATGACAatgtaaaactgtaaacactaaaaCGACCAATgaaatcaactttacagctcaaagtatacacacgttttaacagaagaattaatgtggctgcttttataaaatgttacgcttcacatttctgccttgaaaccctccaaaaaattggccccattcacttccattctaagtgcgtcactgtaacctccatttttgcttcttctttttaaagaaaaggaggaacgagtcgaaatgatttgtggtaatcaacattatgccacaaatgctgtcgattgatcttaacttgcattgaaccaggaatattcctttaattaatatACTTGTGTAGGCAATCAATAAATCAACCAACTTACCTACAGTTGATTAAAGTGAAAACAAGCTCGTCGTTTGTGTCTCTGTCCTTTCTCATTTGTCCTCGTTTTTTGCGTAAAGATTCACAAATGTATCTGGTCATAAGATAAAGAGAACTTGGCAGAGGTCTTTTGGAGtcaaaaactgtttgttttttgaaTAATATGTGAGAGGTGTAAAAGAGTGAATGAAAGAGGTAAATCACAGTTACACCTGACACAGCAGCAAACAGTGTGCTAAACTGATCCATATTCATGTTAATACCGTTTACATGAATTAGGAGAACATTTAAACATGCTGTTTATGATGTGTTCAATGTCATATTCTGTTTTTCGTTTCTTCTTTCTGTTTACAAAGAGCGCAGCGATTTACTGCCATCTAGTAATGGGGAATCTCAACTGCATACATAAAGAGCTcagagaaatgttttattttagtaaaactgAATTGAGGGAAATTCAGTAAGGGAAATTTCGAAAACCATTTGCATTACATTCTTTAAATCAAATAATATCAGTTatcttacataaaaaaacaaaacaagtgtaCTGGTTCATCAGTTGACTGAGTTATttaataaatcattataaatgcatttaatgtGGAGTTATAGTGAAAGGGTTCCCTCAACTTTTAACCAatgaattcccatgacttttccagtaatAAGTAAATGTTACTTGTATttccacatttaaagggatagttcactcaaaaatgaaaagtctctcatcatttactcactctcatgccgtcccagatgtgtatgactttctttcatctgctgaccataaatgaagatttttagaagaacttcTCAGTTCTTTTGGTTCATAATATGCGAGTCAATGGGGGCCAAAGATGCCagttttatgatgcctttatgtgctttgtggagtgtcaattttggcacccattcacttgaattaaaACTAGTAGAAGGGTTCACTTCActtcaaatgtttcttttttttctattggGTGGGTGCGTGCAAATGCGCAAATGTGCATGCCACCAAACTCTTTGCTAACTCAGCAAAGGGGCAGTGGATCTCTATAGTAGGGGCACCTCATCAAAGGGGCAGGGGCTCAGGCCCCCCTGCACGTGCCTGCTTGGTAATGACAAGATGAGAGATTAGCTTATAAAAATAAATCGATTGTAGGCTTTTGTGAAGAAAATGCTCAACTTAAGACAAAAGACTGCACTTTTACTCAAAAATTCACAAACAAAACTGGTGCTTGAATAAGGTCATACATGGAGAACattattttccttttatttatttattcaatcttGTAACTTGCACCAATGAAAAGTCACAGTAAACTTcaaatttgttttacattttaacccagtttttaagatttatgcatttcaatttcataacaaaatttcatcaaataaaaCTGTGTAATGTTcaacaaaattcaattaataagtttttatataaaaatgaaaataagattttttcaaattgaattttgtaatatttaaaaacattaaataaaaaactgttatgaaattgaaatgtgtaaatcttaaaattattattgtgcGCACGCGTGCATATATTGAAAATGACCTTAACGCTGTGCGTTATTttgcaattaattatttaaaaatttagtATTGTATAGCTACTTTTATTAGTTATTGATTGATTACATAATTAATTTATAGTTAAAGTAATAAAAGCCTATTCATTACTCATATTTGTTTTgacatttaattataaattattaaaatgaatcattatttattaagtatttatagTATGTGAAATACATTacgttattaaaattaattaaataaataaatattttaaaatttgatACCGTCATTTGGCATACTCAATTCAATACTACAACAGTACAGGTgacaaaatgacattttaaacctACCTCCTACCATACCtctttattaatttataataaaagtattaattattTCTATTTATATTAGTTAGTATTTATATGAAGTGTtaacataaatacaaataaataattctttaaataattattttaagtatACAAGTATtaactttaaataaattatagtaattaaagtttgtaccttaattagtaattaataaataattattattagctattattacttttttcaaattaaTAAGGTAGGTATTGTAATTAATACATAAGCTGTAagttacaattacatttattatcagTATTAAGGGTTAAAAAAATGCAATCCTCTGTCATCGATCTGTTGTCATCTGATCAATTAAGATGTATCGATGTCAGCTGTTGACGCAATTAAAGCGCCAGAGCTCGAACTGAGCCGGTTTGACACGCGCGTCTCTGCAGTCATGTCCTTATTTGTGCTGCTGAATGTCGCATTATGGGGGATCTTACTGCTTCTGAAAGGtgattacaaaattattttaatagttaACATCAATAAAATGTTCCAGTAGTTGCTACTGTAACCATGATTGGAGCAGATAAAGCAGATAAAGGTGAAGTCACTCATTTAGAGCGATTTATCCTGTAAGACTAAAGACACTTTATTGCCTTATTTTGATCCCTTTCTGGTTTGACATTTAGGATACTTTAGGCTTCTGAGTCACATCACATTAAGATCTTTTAATCACTTTGCTATTAAGAGATCTCCACTAAAGCAGACTCAGTTGTAGCActtgaaaaaaatgcacatactGTTAATAAgttaatgaatatttaaaatgaatattactGCATACATTAAAAAATGCCTTTGCTGTAATTTGAGGTATCTAATGCATTTCTGTGTGTTCTTATGTAGCTGAAGGTGTGCTGGCTGCAGCTGCATCTGAGCCAGTTCCCTTAATCTGCAAATTGGGTTTCAAACCCTGTAAGGATGGATCGGAGTGTGTGCTTAACAGTCATGTGTGTGACGGGGAGAATGACTGTTCTGATGGCTCTGATGAAGATGAGTGTGCCTCTGTCTGCAGCGTAGGCACGTTAAACTTTAGCTCGGTTTCTTTCAAGGGTGTGCTTATCAGGGTCTGATTGATTTCCAGAGGCAATTTTGcagtttaaggaatagttcaccttaaaaaattaattccatcatttactcaatctcatgccatcccaaatgtgtatgtctttcttgcagaacactttttttttttagaatttttagaagaatatttcagatctttcggtccatacaatgcaagtaaaaggtgaccaaaactttgaaactccaaaaagcacataaaggcagcataaaagtaatccataagattccagtggtttaatccatgtcttctgaagtaatccaattggttttgggtgagaacagaccaaaatataactcctttttcactgttcatcttgccattgcagtttctaggcacgatcataatttcaagttcgattacacttcctagtgcttgacgcatacgcagagcgctagatagttaggaagtgtaatcgagcttaaaatcatgattgcaaaggagactgctgatgtcacgatttatcatttaaaaggagttatattttggtcttttcacCAAAAATcgtttggatcacttcagaagacatggaatgaGCCCACTGTATCTCTTTGTTTTAGCTTTGCTGGATTACTTGTTTGATTTCTGGTTTGGTCCACTTGTTGGATGCACTTCTTTCATTGTCTTTCATTCTGTTCCCAGGTCAGTTTCAGTGTGCACATGGTAAGAAGTGTATTGAGGGAAGGCAGTTTTGTGACGGTGTTGCTCAGTGTCAGGATCGCTCTGATGAAGTGGACTGCTTCAAGCCGGAAGAGGGGTGTGCTCATCGCTGTGACAAAAACCACTGCATCCCAGAATCCTTTATCTGTGATGGAGACGCAGACTGTGTGGACGGCAGCGACGAGGACAGATGTGGTAAGAGTTTTGTGTAGGTTTTACAATGATATTACTGGATTGTAGCTGGGCTACAGGAAGTGTACACTAAGTTCCACTCTGAACAGCGCTAAAGGATTCTACAGATAGAACGGCTTagatctacagtataacagcggcctatagaggtgaaataaaaacaatcatgtaGGGATTTGCTGTGTCTAAATCTGTCATTATTGactattcatccatatttttatcctcactttaatgaataacttattttgattagataagcAAGTGTTCTAAACAAGATTATTATCGTAAACAAAAATGATTACTAAGAcaaaaagtgaacattttcattaactgaaattacaataaaaacggGAGTTTTCAAAAAAAaggaaactaaactaaaactacaaatgTGCACTACAATATGAACAAAAACTAAATAGAATCATTGAGAGAATTACTTTAGTTTTTTCGTATTTTATATAATTGTTGAATGATCTGTTTAAATAATCTCTCAAGCCTGATTTCTCTGTGTTTTACTCCAAAAGAACTGCCGAGCATCGTCTGATTGACATGTGGAAACCACAGATGTAATGTTATTATATACCATATCTGAACAAActatttaatgttaaaaatctGCTAGTAGTATATGCAAGAATTGACATCAACCAAGATCAGTGGCGTTGCCAAGGGTGGGCGTTAGACACAGGCctacccagaatattagagattattctttgacttcaaatatatatttataatatagtttaaaaatgcatagattctGGTTTCTGAAAgtatgaaagaactgtttgaatgcaccaTTTCTCTGTTGTTAAGTAAAGTTTGGTTAAAATCCCCACTAAATTTCCTGGTTACACCCTTGACCAAGATTTATAAGTGGtttaagtgttgttcattgttagttcactttAGCTAATGCAgttaaatgttaacaaatacaaccttattgtaaagtcacAGACAATATTTTGTGGTGTTATAATGgatgaaaactaaaaacaaactaaaaatggtcaatttcaaaaatattttttattacgtattgtatttcaatggggatataatttattacagctgacagttacgtgagcaaacaaggtttgactttgaacatcaaccgtaacaagatcaaactttAGGTTACTCACGTAACCCCGGTTCTACGATAACATgaagtgaggtatctcactaaGGGACTGATTACGGAAGCTCCAAGGACACAACGTCTGTCAAGATTGACAGACCAATCGCTGCAGCCCTTAAGGAGTCCCCCTCCCTAATATAAACCACAGCTACCTGTTGCTGCATCATTATCCGCATATCTCTTGTCCGTGCGAACTGTAATGATGTGAGATACCTCACGTCATGTTATCAGAGAACtgaggttacatgagtaacctaaagttctctttctaacacTCTTACGGTATCTCACTAAGGAATTTAGTCAACTCCCGCATTGCAGATATGCTGGCTGAAGCAGACGCCACAAGCAGAGAAAACACAGAACCTAACAATTGTACTGAATCAGACTTCCTGATATTCAAGACATGATATCAGAAACAGAAAGTACATGGCTCTGCTTATGCAAATAATAAAGCTGTCTTTAAAGAGAGCAGCTTTAGCGTGATACTCTCCAGCGGTTCAAAGGGGGGCGGAGACGGCTTGTTCAGGACCACGGGCAGGTCCCACGGTGAAACCGGGTGTAATCTCAGAGCACCTCTcgtaaaatgacaaataagtggCCGCTGGCCCAAAGTGTCAATGCCCACATGACATGCTGATATAGCAGCCAAAAATACTTTGACTCTAGAAAATGCTCTGCCCTTTTCCATCACCGAACACAAGTACGGAACGATATGTATGTCTGAACACTATTGTTCAAACACTCCCCATTTGAGATCATATAACGAACACGTTGAGGCTGTTCTCATGCTCTGGATCATTTTAATCACTCTCGGGGGCACACTGGTTTGATTTAAGTTTAGCCTGTCATGGGCCAGGCCCAGAGAGCCAACATCTGAGGAGAGGGATGGAAAAACTCCCCGCGCATTTGAGAGAGAAGATCTCTGCACAGCGGTAGAGACCGGGGTGGTCATAAAGCATTTGAGTTATCTCTGCCATCCACAGCTTCCCTGGCCAGTTCGGAGCATTTAGAATAAGAGAATGACCGAACTCCCTCACTCTCCGCAGCGTCGGTCCGATCAGGCTCAGTGGGGGAATCGCATATAGTAACACATGAGGCCATGGGTGGGCTAGCGCATCCACACCCAACGGTGCATCGTCGCCCACCAGGGAGAAAAACAGAGGACTCTTGGCGTGATGCAAAGAGCTCTATGGCTGCCTGTCCGTATCTCTGCCATATGAGGCTCACCACTTGAGGGTGAAGCTTCCATTCTCCGTACAGAGGATTCCCTCTGGACAGCAAACCCGCTCCTCTGTTCATTATGCCTGGAACGTGCATTGCACGTAATGACAACAGGTTTgtgctgctccacacaatcagtttgtCTGCCAAACTGTGAAGCTGGTGCGAGCGGATTCCCCCTTGCCAATTTTTATAGGCTATCTCTGTCGTGTTGTCTGTTCTGATCAACACGTCATGATTCTTGAGAAAACTCAAATGTCTAAGAGCTAGAAACACTGTTAGCAGCTCCAGAAAGTTTGTGCTTTTCTCTGTGCGGGAGTCCAAACACCTCTCACTGTTCTACCCTTGAACACAGTGCCCCAGCCTTTGAGAGAAACGTCCGTCGTCACCACTTTTCTCATTAAAATGGGGCCCAACGGGCACCCTGTCCTGAGAAAAGACAGGACTCTCCAGTAATGGAGAGCATTCATGCATTCTGACAAGACGATCACTCTGTGACTGACGGCCCAGGCGCAGTGGCGCTGTCCAGTTCTGAAATTCCCTCATTCGCAATAACCCCAGGGGAATCACGGCCACTGTTGAGGCCATCAAGCCCAACAGCCGGAGACACATCCTTGGGGAAACTGATCTCCCCCATTGAAAAAGTGAGATGCAGGTGTGAAATGCTTTGATGCGCTCCCCCGAAAAGAATGCTCAAAGCTGAATGGAGTACAGTCTGAGCCCCAGATAACTTATCTCTTGCGAGGG carries:
- the si:ch211-12e13.1 gene encoding uncharacterized protein si:ch211-12e13.1 isoform X2, whose protein sequence is MNMDQFSTLFAAVSGVTVIYLFHSLFYTSHILFKKQTVFDSKRPLPSSLYLMTRYICESLRKKRGQMRKDRDTNDELVFTLINCRYDAVSLRRFCSVVGYGWDYPDSVFRDIPLCYPELLFSRLLTMIVCSDRFKLCPLGLLGICETLRVPEAVDELKRASFSLQARVLEYRVVDAGVEVDVSLTASRDQLTIWSSTLTLLSPKSTYRPDVQPDTEVIHDPASERCIRLPVPLATGVRCIWVFGDLCPLLVFSMPVSRLGFKCPNAHPLWVFSRCMAEIEKHKGRS
- the si:ch211-12e13.1 gene encoding uncharacterized protein si:ch211-12e13.1 isoform X1, with translation MNMDQFSTLFAAVSGVTVIYLFHSLFYTSHILFKKQTVFDSKRPLPSSLYLMTRYICESLRKKRGQMRKDRDTNDELVFTLINCRYDAVSLRRFCSVVGYGWDYPDSVFRDIPLCYPELLFSRLLTMIVCSDRFKLCPLGLLGICETLRVPEAVDELKRASFSLQARVLEYRVVDAGVEVDVSLTASRDQLTIWSSTLTLLSPKSTYRPDVQPDTEVIHGVEAVRAPLTVSIHYVWPLSLLGQVTIRISENTNTTETTSTTTTAFSMEDHRTRTLYVSGQITRQSNKRR